ATCCTTGTATTTTTTCCCTTTTATCTTTAGAATTCTaagagtgcattccagtcaacattgctgaAAGTTTCTCTGAATCAACAAATGTTATAAGTTTGCCATTCTTCAGTCTCttcctaagataagttgtaggattgGTGTTGCCTCAAATGTTCTTAGATTTATTCAGCACCCAAACTTATCTTCCATGAGGTTGGCTTGTATCAatcttccattctcctgtaaataattcgtatcagtattttgcaaccataacttactaaactgatgcttcagtaatattcatacctgtcaacacCCACCTTCTTCAAAATTCCATTATTAtgctgttcttgaagtctgagagtattttgtcTGTCTCCTTTATCTTTGTGCTGGTTTATTCTCCCAAGATCTCAGTAATTGTGAGGAAACTGATCtgctccaggtgccttgtttcaactgaggtctttcagtgcagtgtcaaattcttctctcagtataaTACTTTCCATCTCATCTCATCtaattcctcttccctttccacaatattatcttaaagtttcatttcctTTGTGCAGCCCTGCAGTCTATTAATTCTACCTTCCAGCCTTCTGTTCTTTCCTGTGTGAGGTACACACTTACCTCacgtttctccaaaggtttctttaattttaatttggCAACATCTCTCTCTTCAACAGCTTTGagtttttcctctagccattcctgttttccattttccagtttatgtcagtctcattttttagctATTTGTATCccttttctcctgcttcatttgctgcatttttatattttcttttttgccaGTTATATTCAACATGTCATGTGTTTCCAATAATTTCTGCTGGACTTATCCTTttccctatttgatcctctgctcctTGACTATTTTGTGTCTCAAAGCTGCTTATTTATGTTCTATTGTATTCAAATggtggggctattttacctccagaatatttgacCCAATAAGGTGTCATCATTTTTAATCTATAGAGTAGACCTGCATATCCTTGAGAGAatgtaacggctgtagtttcccccttacTTTCTGCTGTTCTTAGTACTTACATTGCAAGGCCAATTTGGTTAATGTTATCAGGACAGATCATCAATCATTCTGAATGTTGTCCCTTCACCTACTAAAAAGATTGCTGCCCGTTTGCAGGAATGATATGCTAGTGAGATTACTCCACCGATATCTCTCTCTCATGTAGTTGCACATACATCAGAGGTATCTTTATCACTGAGACACACAAGCCACCCCACTATGCCAAAGTCAACGGTTCAAGACAATCAAAAACCACATTTAACTCTGTCAAAACTTTGGAGTGTAGTATGTTTTTCTATCCAGAGAAGTTATTGAGAGACTGCTGTGAGAACAGTGGCTGCTTTACATGCAAGTTACATTCTCAAAAAATGTCAAGCAATTGGAAGTCACTTTACTGGGAAGTTTCTTGTCAGTTTTCACTTCATAAATGTGTACATTTTAGTGTATTTTAGTTGTTCTAGATTTAAACATTGGGACATTTCCTGATAGAACATAAATAAGCAGCTTTGAGACACAAAATAGtcaagggagcagaggatcaaatagggaaAAGGGCAAGGTCCAGCAGAAATTATTGGAAACACATGAGATAGTTAAGATCAGTCAAGACAGTTTAGATCAGTTTTAGCATTTAGGATAAAATGTGATTGTTTTAATGTGCATAccctttaatttaaaaaattactgattttctgTCACTTAATAATTTTTACCATTGGTGTCTTGGCTATGTTCTTGAAGTTTTGGCATCACCAAGTAAATCCAgtgaattataaaaataataaatttaagaaatgggGAAATGATGGTTGAAATGGGCAGAGGAGTAGGTGGGGAAGGTTGCAAACAGTGAGTAGAGTACTTTTGGATAAACTTTTCCCATATAGGTGATTTGAATAAAGTTTACACTGTATAACAAGCTCATTTATTTGTAGTCCTCAAGTACTGACAATGGATGGAAAATTTCAAATGCAGATACTACAAGCAGAGTCAGAGAACAGTGGGCAGCAAATTCCTCATTTCCACATATGATCTCATAAAATTCTAATTCTAATGGAAAAGTAGGATGAAATATTTGAAGCTAGTAAACAGCACATTAAGAGATACTCTACGTTGAGTTTTTCTTAAGATCAGTCAGTAGTTCTAGAACTGGATTCTATGGTGTAGGATATCATCTTACAAACTTGGCATGTAGAAAGAATGTTGCAAAGAAGTAGTTATTGGTAGTAAATCACCTTCCACAATTTCTCTCAGGCTGAGTTTCCTTGATAATAGCAAACATGTTGAGAAATTTTCACTTTGCTCTGTCACATATGAAATAGGAAAAATAGATATCTTCCATGATAATTAAGAAGTGGACCATTATTCTGAAACCTTGGAAATTCCAGAATCCAATTTACATTTCACATTCCACATCACATTGTTTCTTTCTGAGGTGGTAATAGGTATGGTGACACACACTATGGTGTTTGGAAAAGTGTGGGTTAAATACTGTCAGAATAGAGATTAAAATCAAGTCAATTGGTATACTTGAAGGCTCAATCTCTGAGGTGTTGCCTACAAAAGGGAAAGATCCAGGTTTGAATTCCAGTCTAGTACACTTGTGTAACTCCATAGGACTGTTTACTGTAGTACGTGTTCACCTAAACGCACATTAGATATTTTTCAGATTACCAATAGGTACTACCAGATAGTTAAGGCCATTGGTTCGACAAGCATGCCATGTGACATACAGCACTGTGCAATATTCAGAACCATATTGGGATACTTTAAGCCTTCTTTTCATTAGGTAATTTgattattttagtttttaaataaaaacagcaaagatcagTAAAGAATCAGCTATTTCTTGAATATGATAGAAGGTTGTGCCATCTTGGCAACTGGTTACAATTTAATTCTCTTTTCAGTAGACGTAGGCAGAATAAATAATCGAGATGAGTTAAATCTTATGACCATTCCATTAATCATGAAAATCTGACCAGATGTGCCAGATATCCATATTACTGCAATTACTGCAATCACATTAACATTCATACAGCTAGTGGAATGCCTTCCAGCAAATATGTCAATGCATgttcaggaaatttagagaattgCTGACCATACAGCTGACTGTAAAGAAGGTCCAGTACCTTGATTATGGATGAAGCTACACCAAACATTTGTGTTCCAGAGATGCTGATTGTCTTGCTGGTATAACCTTATGAATTTTTACATTGTTATTGAGTTTGGACGTGTGTTCAGTAGTCCAAAGAATGGAAGTCTGGAAGACCAAATTTTGATTTGTAAATCAGTTGGAGTGGATGATTCTTTTGTCAAAATCATTTCCCCTCTGATGAATGTGACTTCGAAATCATcaagaaaaataatgcctccaaattttgtaTGCAAAAAACCAttaaagctatttaaataaaacaaacattaacattctacatgtttgttcttcatttctacatatttgcagccctctgcagttagagggctctgaattgtagtgtgTGACATGGAGGTGTGTAAAGTAACTAcattggtgcatgagaaacagcatgctgttatTGATTTTCAAATTTGAAGAGTTGGACCACACATGgaacatcctctccttcagcatgacattgcCAGATCACACATTAGTGCCACTATATCTGCCTTGGGTTCACCGTCTTTGATCATCCTCTGTGCAGCCCTGACTTGGCCCAGTCTGATTTTTGActgttttcagaacttaaagaacacctctgaggacttcactttgatagtggtgaagtggTCCAAGCAAAGGCGACGTGCTTGGTGGTGCCATCAACAGTCTCGAACatttacagtgacagtatcaacaaactggtctcttgttgtgaGAAATGTGCTCattactatgttgagaaataaatatgtagacatgaagaataagccTGTAGCCTGttaaagatttttattttatttaaaaaagctttaagagttataaaaaattcagaggcattacttttcagaatgcaCTGACAATTTTTGTGTGGAAAGATGTGGTTTGAGATTTATTGCAGCAAGAACCTCTGCATCCCGATCATCTCTAAAACATACTCTGAATCACTAGTTATGATCAGGAGTCAATTGTGTGCAGCCAGTATTGTGAATTTATGCCTCCAACCACCAAAAACATGTTGCAACCACTTTAGGTAACCTAGGTATCTCTCTGCATAAACCTGCTTTGCTTCCTGGCAATTTTGGTCACATTGTCTGACTACTACAagcatatcaaatgcctattactgAGCAAATAACATAAACATAGTCAAGACAACCACATGAACTTTTTGACAACGTACTATCAAAATTCTGGTTGTTAGACATGAGTAAAGACACAAAAGTGAGAGTCTTCGAGTTACACTTCTAGTATGAACAGTTCCCACTTCCTTGTTAAGCTGGTGTGAGATGGTGTAAGCTTTTGATGACACTGAACTGGCACAAAGTACCATAAACCTTTTTAGGCCAAAAATTCAATTTTGAGAGCTCTATTCGAAAGTCATAATTTTGTCCTATGTTTTCATTTTCCAGCAGCTTTAACGCAATTTGAGGTTCACCGTACAGTTTCCTCTTACAACTTTGTTGAAAAGTCATTTTTGCGCTTGTGTACAATCTTCATTTTCAATTAAGCAATGCCCTTAAAATGTTGCATGTAAGTGTATGAATTGTAGCAAAGATTTTTACATCCACTGCACAAATGGAAGTGAAACTGTCATTTGAAGTGAAAACTGTCATTTGCTGCATATTTTTTGGGTAAAAACTTTATCAAACTGCCTTCTAAGCTAACATCTACAAGAATATTTTTCTGAATGTCTTGTTTGTAAATGAAGTTCCATTTATGGACTTTCACATGTGATCATAGGAATATGTTGATGCTGATGATTTAATGTTAACTTGTTACACTCAAGTAAATGTGTGCTAAATTTGGGTACTGGCTAGTGCATATGGGTTTTTGTGATAACTTTTGGTATGTGTGGCATATTATTGCAGTACTGAGAACTATCACTATAGAATGTAAATGGTGCCAATTTGAATTTAAATGCCTTTTGTCTTTGctctgacagatttgtaagatccATAAGTTCTTTAATTTGTAATCTGTAGAAATGAAGATATTTATTCAGAAATAAgtgtgtgttgtcagtgtctgttaatcacattttccatgCACAATTTGTATTCAAGAAGTGAGTAAAAGTTAGTCTCTTTGCAGGGCTTCCCTGGAATGGTCCCCTATAAGCGACCAGCCGCAGATAAATCTGGAATGCCTGTATACCAGCCCAACACCACAACTTACCAGCAGCTGATGCAGTTGCAGCAGCCATTTGTCCCAGTGTCATGTGAGTACTCGAGTACCCCCACTGCCACTGTGACTAGTGCCTCCCTCAGCCCTACTGATTCACCTGGAACCAGCAGTGTGAATGTGGCTGAAGCTTCAAAGTCGGACGAACCAGAGAAGGTGCCCTCAGCAAGTAGCATTCCTGCCCCATCTCAGTCTTCTGATCCGGggacagctgcagcagcagcagcagccgcggctgctgctgccgctgctgcaaaGGAAGTAGCGCAACAGAACTATGCAAAAGCAGTGAAGATGGCTGCATCTGGAATAAACCCCATGATGGCACTCAATTATACTGGCGTTGCACTCAACAAACAGGCTGTAGCTGTAATGCCTCCCCCACCTCCACGATTTGCTCCTCAAACTCCGTCACCTGGAACAGTACCTGGGATTGGTCTTGGACACCCTGTGGCTTATCCACAACCACAACCTGGACTGTTTACCTTTAACAGAGCCCCTAATCCATCTGCCCTTATGCCCCAGTACCAGTTTTTGAGGCCACAACTGATGCCTTCACCATACGCTGTTGTATCACAGCCTCCCACACCTGTGGTCAGTAATGGTATTTTCAGCCATATGATGGCTCATTATGGCACATTTACGACCCCATCAAACAATAATAATGTCATTACAAGTGTAGCACTTCAACCATACAAAAAGATGAAAACTACATAAATTTTTGTATACATTTGTGTATTATAAACATTTAAAATGTCTAGTCAAAATTCAGCTGAAATTATGAGGAATAAAGGTCACAGGGGAAAATGAAAAATTCTCCTGTCTTATGACAAAGTCATTCATTTGCCACTAATGGACCAAAAAGTGTGTGGCTAGTATATGTTGGGGGAGGAATGCTGCCACATGAGGGCACCCAAGGGAGGCTCTCATTTATGGCTCGTAGTCACATTGACATTGTAACGAGCTGTGATAAATTAACTTTAGGTAGAACTAATTATGTATGACAGTGGTGCTGTATGAAAATAAACAGTTCTTCTGTCAGCATAGTTCCTTGTATCAGTTTTCTGTGCCGTTTCACTCAGACAGTGTAAAAGGCAGTTAAAGTTTTAACTATGTTTACTGTTTTGAATTTTAAGTGCCAGAGAGAACTGTATTCTGACAATGAAATTTCCCTGTCTCCctgatttgcatgcagtggggCATAAAATAAACAAAACCAGTAGAAATTTAGCATGGTAGATATATGGACATTGTATACTTTTTAAAATCTGTTAGTTAGTGCCACAGTAGTTGTCTGTTATTAACCCAAGAAGACCCATTTCTTACTATCCAAAGCACTCGCATTTATCTGTACATATAAGCAACATTAAAGATATCAAGttgtaaaagaataataatattcagTCTCTTCTAAAGAATACAAACTCATCTGGTGGCTTTTTGGGTTATGCTGTTCCCTGTTCACTATGTGCCACATATTTATGGCTATGTATTCACTTATTTAATGTTGTAGTTTTATTATTGTATATCTGTTTGTTATTTTTAGTCAATCTTCTTATTATTGGAATCTTGTCCAGTACATAATCTGTTATGTAGAGAGCTTTTATATTTGTAGTTAATTCATAAAGGAACTGTATGCTTCCTCATATTTGTACAGCACCTtgacaaataattaattgcttAAAGGGGCattctttctttaaaaaattgaaagtaaaatggTGCTGCTGTAATGAATTCATACAGTTCTACTTTTTAAGTGTTCCTATGTTAGCAAGTTAGTATAGTATCTTAATGGTCATTGAcctatgtttttaatattttggtattaatgttaaaatgaaataatttcttttaaagtAGGATATAGaaagatata
This genomic stretch from Schistocerca cancellata isolate TAMUIC-IGC-003103 chromosome 2, iqSchCanc2.1, whole genome shotgun sequence harbors:
- the LOC126162056 gene encoding muscleblind-like protein 2a isoform X6, whose product is MQQMGLTPPGQPIIPGQVTVVGGKLPFATPLTLGQPLMATSPYLTGMPQVGSTFSPYFTPGPVMPAILGPDPASVGSPLSVVPQTVVAQQKMPRSDRLEVCREYQRGACKRAESECRFAHPPDTVTANEDGTVTVCMDAVKGRCNRDPCRYFHPPLHLQAHIKAAQSRASPPVSVATVGGVEVGKKRARDPSDDILLMDMKTVGSFYYENFGFPGMVPYKRPAADKSGMPVYQPNTTTYQQLMQLQQPFVPVSCEYSSTPTATVTSASLSPTDSPGTSSVNVAEASKSDEPEKVPSASSIPAPSQSSDPGTAAAAAAAAAAAAAAAKEVAQQNYAKAVKMAASGINPMMALNYTGVALNKQAVAVMPPPPPRFAPQTPSPGTVPGIGLGHPVAYPQPQPGLFTFNRAPNPSALMPQYQFLRPQLMPSPYAVVSQPPTPVVSNGIFSHMMAHYGTFTTPSNNNNVITSVALQPYKKMKTT
- the LOC126162056 gene encoding muscleblind-like protein isoform X4; the protein is MAMVNMNNLLNGKDSRWLQLEVCREFQRNKCTRPDTECKFAHPPANVEVQNGRVTACYDSIKGRCNREKPPCKYFHPPQHLKDQLLINGRNHLALKNALMQQMGLTPPGQPIIPGQVTVVGGKLPFATPLTLGQPLMATSPYLTGMPQVGSTFSPYFTPGPVMPAILGPDPASVGSPLSVVPQTVVAQQKMPRSDRLEPVSVATVGGVEVGKKRARDPSDDILLMDMKTVGSFYYENFGFPGMVPYKRPAADKSGMPVYQPNTTTYQQLMQLQQPFVPVSCEYSSTPTATVTSASLSPTDSPGTSSVNVAEASKSDEPEKVPSASSIPAPSQSSDPGTAAAAAAAAAAAAAAAKEVAQQNYAKAVKMAASGINPMMALNYTGVALNKQAVAVMPPPPPRFAPQTPSPGTVPGIGLGHPVAYPQPQPGLFTFNRAPNPSALMPQYQFLRPQLMPSPYAVVSQPPTPVVSNGIFSHMMAHYGTFTTPSNNNNVITSVALQPYKKMKTT
- the LOC126162056 gene encoding muscleblind-like protein isoform X5; translated protein: MAMVNMNNLLNGKDSRWLQLEVCREFQRNKCTRPDTECKFAHPPANVEVQNGRVTACYDSIKGRCNREKPPCKYFHPPQHLKDQLLINGRNHLALKNALMQQMGLTPPGQPIIPGQVTVVGGKLPFATPLTLGQPLMATSPYLTGMPQVGSTFSPYFTPGPVMPAILGPDPASVGSPLSVVPQTVVAQQKMPRSDRLEMDMKTVGSFYYENFGFPGMVPYKRPAADKSGMPVYQPNTTTYQQLMQLQQPFVPVSCEYSSTPTATVTSASLSPTDSPGTSSVNVAEASKSDEPEKVPSASSIPAPSQSSDPGTAAAAAAAAAAAAAAAKEVAQQNYAKAVKMAASGINPMMALNYTGVALNKQAVAVMPPPPPRFAPQTPSPGTVPGIGLGHPVAYPQPQPGLFTFNRAPNPSALMPQYQFLRPQLMPSPYAVVSQPPTPVVSNGIFSHMMAHYGTFTTPSNNNNVITSVALQPYKKMKTT